The proteins below are encoded in one region of Acanthochromis polyacanthus isolate Apoly-LR-REF ecotype Palm Island chromosome 4, KAUST_Apoly_ChrSc, whole genome shotgun sequence:
- the LOC127533530 gene encoding GTPase IMAP family member 9-like: protein MPRATEELRIVLVGKTGSGKSASGNTILGCESFESVMSPTSITDECSKARATVDGQDVVVIDTPGLFDTRHGVNTTCRHISQCISYASPGPHVFLIVIGLARFTEEELKTVQQIQELFGQAADRYSMVLFTRGDDLKGTTIEEFIGKSMELQDLVNRCHGQYHVFNNELKTGPQVSELLQKIRNIMENNGGSHYTSEMFQEAERLINEEKQRILMAKEAEMRIEKEQLRSEMQAVYEEQLRELKEHFEAERMEDRKVREQENQAMQARLTELTKEGERLINAKVKMEMEKFREKQNMELVVARERQDREKMQVQNMFMVLSMQNKQNMMAMQNQQQQQQWEIERQRMELQHRDDVVRVERELDRARWEAENAKIVKAQYEGELEAKKETLEEMYEREAREKAELETKFQQKLETQEKALAVMHERQARRNAEDRNPVMAILQTAGELYKNVREVFHQFQNPHM, encoded by the coding sequence ATGCCACGAGCCACTGAGGAGCTGAGGATTGTGCTGGTGGGGAAGACTGGATCTGGGAAGAGCGCCTCAGGAAACACCATTCTTGGCTGCGAGTCCTTTGAATCAGTGATGAGTCCCACGTCCATTACTGATGAGTGCTCCAAGGCCAGAGCGACGGTGGACGGACAAGACGTGGTGGTTATCGACACCCCGGGTCTGTTTGACACCAGGCATGGGGTGAACACCACATGTAGACACATCAGCCAGTGCATCTCTTATGCTTCTCCAGGACCCCACGTCTTCTTGATCGTCATTGGACTGGCCAGATTCACAGAGGAAGAGTTGAAGACAGTGCAGCAGATTCAGGAGCTGTTTGGCCAGGCTGCAGACAGATACAGCATGGTCCTGTTCACTCGAGGCGACGACCTCAAAGGCACCACTATCGAGGAGTTCATTGGAAAGTCCATGGAACTGCAGGATCTGGTGAATAGATGCCACGGCCAGTACCATGTCTTTAATAATGAGCTGAAGACTGGCCCTCAGGTCAGCGAGCTGCTTCAGAAGATCAGAAATATAATGGAGAATAACGGAGGAAGCCACTACACCAGCGAGATGTTCCAGGAAGCAGAAAGATTAATCAATGAGGAGAAACAGCGCATCCTAATGGCAAAGGAGGCAGAAATGCGCATTGAAAAGGAGCAACTGAGGAGTGAAATGCAAGCAGTATACGAAGAACAGCTGAGGGAGCTGAAGGAACATTTTGAGGCTGAAAGGATGGAGGACAGGAAGGTCAGAGAACAGGAAAATCAGGCAATGCAGGCCAGGCTGACTGAACTGACAAAGGAGGGTGAGAGATTAATCAATGCAAAGGTGaagatggagatggagaagTTTAGGGAGAAGCAAAATATGGAGCTGGTGGTGGCGAGGGAGCGTCAGGACAGGGAGAAGATGCAGGTGCAGAATATGTTTATGGTGTTAAGCATGCAGAACAAGCAGAACATGATGGCGATGCAgaatcaacagcagcagcagcaatggGAGATAGAAAGGCAGAGAATGGAGCTGCAGCATAGAGATGATGTAGTGAGAGTGGAGAGGGAGCTCGACAGAGCTCGGTGGGaagcagaaaatgcaaaaatagtaAAGGCACAGTATGAAGGAGAGCTTGAAGCCAAAAAGGAAACTTTGGAGGAGATGTATGAAAGAGAGGCCAGAGAAAAAGCTGAATTAGAGACAAAGTTTCAACAGAAGCTGGAAACTCAGGAGAAagctttggcagtgatgcatgAAAGACAGGCCAGAAGAAACGCTGAAGATAGAAATCCAGTGATGGCCATCTTGCAGACTGCAGGTGAACTCTACAAGAATGTGAGAGAAGTTTTTCATCAATTTCAGAATCCACACATGTAG